In Mycobacterium branderi, the DNA window CGACGGTCGTGCGGCGCTACGGCGGCACCGTCGACAAATTCACCGGCGACGGGATCATGGCGATCTTCGGGGCCCCGGTGTCCTTGGAGGACCATGCTGTTCGTGCCTGTGCAGCTGCCCTGGAAATCCAGGGAGAAGCCAGGCACTTAGCCGCCGAGGTGGAGGCGAAAGATGCTCTGGCGCTGCAGCTGCGAATAGGTCTGAACTCCGGCGAGGTGATTGCCGGTGAGATCGGTTCGGGTGCTATGGGTTACACCGCGGTGGGAGTTCACGTCGGTATGGCTCAGCGGATGGAATCCGCGGCGCCTCCCGGCGGCGTGATGCTCAGTGCGTCCACTGCGCGGCTCGCCGAGAACGTCGCCGTCCTCGCGGACCCAGAACTGGTAACCATCAAGGGCGCCGCCGATCCGGTGTCGGCACGCCGACTTGTGGCACTGGCGGCACCCCGCGAGCGTATTGGTCCGCACGCCTCGACACTGGTGGGCCGCGAGTGGGAACTTGCCGCTCTGACGGCGATGCTGAATCGTTCGACAACAGGCCATGGCTGTGTCGCCGCGGTAGTCGGTCCGCCCGGCATCGGCAAGAGCCGCATCGTCGCCGAAACGAGCTCCGTTGCGGATAGCCAGGGCGTGCAAGTCTTTTGGACATACTGCGAGTCTCATACCAGCGAGGTCGCATTCCACGCGGTGACCCGGCTACTGCGGGCGGTGTTGGGAACGGCGGATCTCGACGATGCGACGGCGCGGGCCACGGTTCGAAGCCAACTGCCGGATGCCGATCCCGCGGATCTTGTACTCCTCGACGACCTGCTCGGCATCCGCGATCCTGCAACCGATCTGGCTGATATCGCGCCCGATGCTCGTCGGCGCAGGCTGACGGCGCTGATGATTACGGCCGCGTTGACCCGCTCGACACCGCGTGTCTACGTTATCGAGGACGCGCACTGGATCGATCAGGCGAGCGAATCCATGCTTGCCGATTTCCTCGCGGTGGTTCCGCGGACTCGCTCACTGGTACTGATCACATACCGGCCCGAATACAGCGGCGAGCTCACTAGGGCCCCGGCCGGGCAAGTGATTGCGCTTGCCCCACTGGACGATTCGCAAACTTTGGTGTTGATCGAGGAGTTACTGGGGTCGGACCCTTCGGTTGCCGCACTGGCCGACCAGATCGCTGAGCGGGTCGCCGGAAACCCGTTTTTCGCCGAGCAGATCATCCGTGATCTTGCCGATCGAGGCGTGGTCACCGGCGGGCCCGGGGCATATGTATGTGTGGATGAGCACGGCGAAGTGCACGTGCCGGCCAGCCTGCATGCGGCCATAGCCGCGCGGATCGACCGCCTGGACGCGACAGCGAAACGCACCCTGAACGCAGCCGCGGTGATCGGGTCGTTCGATGCGGAGCTTCTCACCACGGTGGGCGCTGATCCGAACCTCGAAACGCTGGTCAAGGCAGAGCTTGTCGACCAGGTCAAGTTCAGCCCGTGCGCCGAGTATGCATTTCGCCATCCGCTCATCCGCTCGGTGGCCTACGAATCACAGCTCAAATCGGACCGTGCCGAGTTGCACCGAAAGTTGGCCGCAGCCATCGAGCAGACCGACGAAAATGCGTCACTGATTGCCGAGCATCTTGAAGCCGCCGGGGACCTACACGAAGCGTTCAGTTGGCACATGCGTGCCGGCACGTGGTTGCGGGCGTACCGCGACATTGCTGCGGCCTGGACCAGCTGGCAGCGAGCACGCCGGATAGCCGACCGGCTGCCCGCCGACGATCCCGATCGCGCCGCAATGCGCATCGCACCCCGGGCCCGGCTGTGCGCAACCGCCTGGCGCGCAGGAGGCGACATCGCCGACACCGGATTCGACGAACTCCGGACCATGGCTGCCGAGGCTGATGACAAAGTGTCACTTGCAATCGGTATGGCCGGCCAAATACAGGCACTCACTGGCCACGAGCGCTTTCACGAAGCGTCGCAGCTGTCCGGCGAACTCGAACCATTGCTGGAGTCGATTGCCGACCCATCGCTGACGGTCGCACTGCTGTGGATGGCATTGACCCCAAAAATGAGAGTGGGCGAGGTAACCGAATGCGTGCGGTTGGCGCAGCGCGTGATTGACCTGGCCGACGGCGATTTCCACATGGGAGATCTCATCATCGAAACCCCGCTGATATGGGCGCTGATGACACAAGCCGTCGCACGGGCGTGTCTGGGGCAGCCGGCATGGAAGCACCAAATGCAACAGGCTGCGGCAATATGCCGCGAGGTCCAGCCCGGCGGCCGCGCCGTATTCGACTTGCTCGTCTACAACTTCGGGACACTGCATGGGCTGCTGCGCAACGACACCCCGCTCCTGCAGGACTCCGCGGAGACGCTCAACCGGGCGGAACAGCGCGGCGACGATTTCGCGTTGACGGCTGCCCGCCTTCTGCGTGGCCTCATCCTTGCTCAATCGGAAGAGCCGCAACGTAGCGATGGCTTCCACCTACTCGCCATGGCTCGTCATGCCATCTTGGAGAAGCGTTTCATGATGGGCGAGGTGCATGCGATCGAATTGGAAACTGCAAAGCAAAGGGCACGTACGGGAGATCATGACGGAGCTACCGAGATTCTGCGTGCCCTGGTCGACCACGAAATCGCCACTGGCTCACTGATTTATCGAGGAGCAGCAGTTGCCGCTTTAGTCGAGACATTGTTGCAACGCGGTACCCAAGCCGACCTACAGGAAGCGCAGTCGGCGATCGAGCGGTTGGCGGCGGTGCCCGTCGAGCCCGGTTTCGTGCTCTATGACGTGGCACTGCTACGACTGCGTGCGCTACTGGCAAAGGCCCGCGGCGACGACGGTACCTATCGCGATTTCGTCGATCGCTACCGGGCCATGGCCACATCGCTTGGCTTCGAAGGCCATATCGCAGTGGCCGAGGCGATGTAGTGGATACCAAACCCGGCCGGCTGCATTTGGCGGTGTGCCGACGCTTCGGTGACCCGGTCCGGTCGGCCGACGGGAAGTGGGACCGCCCAACCCCGTGCAACGCCTGGGACGCGCGCGGAGTGCTCGAGCATGTGATCGGCTTTCACGACGTGTTGCTGCTTCGGCCGCTCGGACTGAAGCCGCAGCGTCCCCGCCACGACCCACAGCGGCGCTGGGAGTTGACCGTCGACCGGTTGAAGGAGGCGTTGGACCGTGAGTGGGTCATCGACGTGCCATTGCCACACCTCACCCGAGACGTGCTGGTGCACACTTGGGATCTGGCGCGTGCAGTCGGCGCCGACGACCGGCTCGATCCCGGCTGGTGCACAATGTTTTTCGAGGGGCTGCCCGAAAACTCCAGTGGATCAGGGATGTTCGCCGCCCCTGTCGCCGTCGACGACGACGCGGACATCCAGTCGAAGCTGCTGGCCCGCCTTGGTCGCGACCCGTCCTGGCAACCGCCGAATGGCCACTTATGACACGCTATTTCGCAAAAAGCGTGTCATAAGTGGCCATTCGGTGGCCTAAGAAGGATATCGGCGCGGGGTGAACACGCGATCCGCATACCACTGCGTTTGCGACGAGCCGACGATCAGCAGACAGCGCATGTCGACGTCGGCCGGGTCCAGATCGGCCAACCGCACCACCGTCACCCGCTCGTCCGGTCCGGACACGTCGCGGCCGATCACCACCGGGGTGCCGGGATCGCGATGCTCCAGCAGCAGATCCCGCATCGCCGCGACCTGCCAGGTCCGGCTCTTCGACGCCGGGTTGTAGATCGCCAGCACCATGTCGGCGGCGGCCGCGGCGGAAAGCCGTGTGGCGATGACGTCCCACGGCTTGAGCCGGTCCGACAGCGAGATCACCGCGTAGTCGTGACCCAGCGGCGCGCCGACCCGGCTGGCCACCGCCTGCGCCGCGGTCATCGCCGGAATCACCCGCACCGACACGCCCGGCCACTGCTTGGCCTCCTCCAGCACAGCGGTCGCCATCGCGAACACACCGGGATCACCCGACGACACCACCGCCACCGCGCGGCCCTGCTCCGCCAAAGTGCACGCCAGTCGGGCCCGCATGACCTCGTCGGTGTTGTCGCTGGCATGACGGCGCTGCCCGTCCCGGACCGGTACGCGATCCAGATACGGGCCGTAGCCGATCAGGTCGGTCGCCGCGGCCAGCTCGCGGCGGCATTCCGGCGTCATCCAGTCGAACCGCCCGGGGCCCAGACCCACCACCGCCACGCCGCCGCACCGTGACTCGCGGCGTCGCCCGCCCGGCACCATGGCCAGCGAGAAATAGGGCACGCTGGTCTCGTCGACCGTACCGGCGGGCAATACCCGTTGGCTCGCAGTGCTGGCCCGCTCCACGTACAACGCATCGTCGAGTTGCCCCGACATCGAAAGCGCTTCTCGGACAGCAGGATACGAGCGGCCCAGCTTCAAGACCACCGCGGCGTCGGCCTCGGAAAGCCGGCGGGCCAGCTCGGGGACCGGCAGCGTGCCCGGCAGCACCGAGAGCACCTCGTCGCCTGCCACCAGCGGTGTCCCGATCGCCGCCGACGCCGCGCTCACCGACGTCACCCCCGGCACGATCACCGCGTCGAACCGCTCGGTCAACCGGGTGTGCAGATGCATGTAGGAGCTGTAGAACAGCGGATCGCCCTCGGCCAGCAGCGCCACGTCGCGCCCGGCGTCCAGGTGCGCGGCGATCCGGGCCGTGGCTTCGGCGTAGAAATCCTCGATCGCCCCGGCATACCCGCCGGGATGATCGGTGGTCTCGGTGGTGACCGGATAAACCAGGTGTTCCTCAATCTGGCCGGGCCGCAGGTAAGCCGAGGCGATCCCGCGGGCGATGCTGCGGCCGTGCCGCGCACTGTGATAGGCCACCACGTCCGCCTGCCCGATCACCCGCGCGGCCTTGACGGTCACCAGCTCAGGATCGCCGGGTCCCAGACCGACGCCGAAAAGCGTGCCCCGCCTAGGCATTACCGGCCGCGATCGCGTTGACGGCGGCGGCGGCCATCGCGCTACCGCCGCGACGGCCCCGCACCACCAGATACGACATGCCGCGCGGACGCTCGATCAGCTCCTGCTTGGACTGCGCAGACCCGACGAAGCCGACCGGCCCGCCCAGCACCGCGGCCGGCACCGGCGCGCCCTCGTCGACGAGCTCGAGTAACCGAAACAGCGCGGTGGGCGCGTTGCCGATCGCGACCACCGCCCCGCCCAGTCGATCCGCCCACAGCTCCACTCCGGCAGCCGAGCGCGTCGTCGCCCGCTCGGCGGCAAGCTTCGCGGCGCGGGGGTCGGCCACCAGCGACACGACCGGTCCGGGCGCCTTGGTGATCCCGGCGGCCACCATCGACGAGTCGCACAGCACCGGGGCGCCGCCGGCCAGCGCTGCGCCGGCCCGGGCGACCACGTCGTCGGTATAGGCCACATGCTCGGCCAGGTCGACTTGGCCGCAGGTGTGGATCAGCCGCACCACCACCTGTTCGACGTCGGCGGGGAACCGGGTCAGGTCCGCTTCGGCCCGGATGGTCGCGAACGACTGCCGGTAGATCTCGTGGGCGTCGCGCAGGTAGTCGAGCACCCGCTCACCTTAAGGCCTGGTCTGCAACCGGTAGCCGTCGCCAGTAGCGACCAGCACCTGGCCGACGGGCGGGCTGCCGCACGCCCGCTCACAGCCGACGAAATGCCGCCTGATGTCCGCCTCGCCCGCCTGCACTGCCGCGGCGGCGTCGGCGCGCACATCAGCGGCCGAATGCGCGCAGCCAGGGCTGCCGGTGCAGGCGCTGACCAAAAGCCACAGCGAGGCCTCGTCGAACACCAGGCCCAGCGGTGCCAGCACCCGCAGCGCCGCATCTGCCACCGCCTCGTCGAGGTCGCAGATCAGCACCGAGCGCCACGGCGTGACCACCAGCGGCGCCCCGATCGCGGCCAGATATTCCGCGACGCGGGCCGCCAAAACCCCCAGCGGCACGACGGCGCCCAGCGCCACCCGGCCGTCGTCCTGCGAAATCCAGCCCACTGGGGGTGTAGTGACGGGCGTGTGCCGCAAGCCGAGTCCGGAGCCAGGCACCAGCACCCGCGGATCAGCCAATTCGACTACGCGCCACGCCTTTCCGCGCGTCTCGACAAACCGCACCGCAACCGCGACCAGTCTGTCCACAACCTCGCCGGCCTCAAGCCGGACACCGGTGTCGCGGCCGGCCAGCAGCAGCGCCGCGCCGCCCTCGAGCACGTGCACGCCGACGTCGGCGCCCAACCCCGACACGTCGCCACGGCCGTCGTCGATGCTGAACCAGAACCGCCCCGGCAGCGACGCCAGCGCCGGTTGGGCCTGGATCGCGGCGTCCAGCTCGCTGACCCACCCGCGCACATCGGCCGCACCGCCCACCCGGCCGGACAACGCCGACGCGACGACGTTGCGGACCCGCTCGTGGGTCGCCGACGGCAGCAAGCCGGCCTCGGCCACCGCCTCGGCGACCGCCGCGGTATCGGTGATCCCGCGGATTTGCACGTTTCCGCGAGCGGTCAGCTCGAGTGTGCCTGAGCCGAACCTGCTGGACGCGGCGGCCAGCGCCGCCAACTGGGCGGCGCTGATCGTCCCGCCGGGCAGCCGCACCCGCGCCAGCGCGCCGTCGGCCGCCTGATGCACCTGCAGCGCACCCGGACAGGCATCGGTGTGGCGGGATCTCTGCACGTGTTCACGGTACGGGGTTGCTTTCAGGCCAGTGATCGAGATTGGCTCACCCAGCGGAAAACCCTTACCCGATCTGATCTTCGGCGCATAACGTCTGGGGCCGCAACCATGCGTTGCGTCGTATCTGCTTGTGCCCCAACCATGAGGACGTCGACACCGTGAGCATCGCAACAGCGCCGATCGGCACACGGGTGTGGGCGCGTCGCAAATGGGAAATTCTGCGCTTAGCGTCGCCCGTGGCGCTTGTGGTGCTCTGGCAGCTGGGTAGCGCCATCGGCGTCATACCCGAGGATGTGTTGCCCGCTCCCTCGCTGATCGCCGAGGCCGGCGTGGAACTGCTCGACAACGGGCAGCTCGCCGACGCGCTACAGGTGTCCGGAACGCGGGTCGTCGAGGGTCTGCTGCTGGGCGGGCTGGTCGGAATCGCCGTGGGCTCAGCGGTTGGCCTGTCCCGTTGGTTCGAGTCGACCGTCGACCCGCCCATGCAGATGCTGCGTGCGCTGCCGCATCTGGGACTGATCCCCCTGCTCATCCTGTGGTTCGGGATCGGCGAGCTGCCCAAAGTGCTGCTCGTTGCATTGGGTGCTGCTTTCCCGCTCTACCTCAACAGCTTTGCAGCGATTCGCCAGGTAGACCCGAAGCTGCTCGAAGCCGCTCAGGTGCTTGGCTTTTCGTTCTGGCAACGGTTCGGCCGGATCATCGTCCCCAGCGCAGCGCCCCTGGTGCTGGTGGGCTTGCGGCAATCGCTGGCGATCGCCTGGCTGACATTGGTTGTCGCCGAACAGATCAACGCCGACAAGGGGATCGGCTTTCTGATCAACAACGCCCGAGACTTCCTGCGCATCGACATCATCATCTTCGGACTGATCGTCTACGCGCTGCTTGGCATCGTCACCGACGCAATCGTCCGGGTCTTCGAACACCGCGCCCTGCGGTATCGACAGTGAAAGGCCAACTGTGACAGCTACTTTGACAGCCAGTCGGGAGGACACCGATGTCGCCGGACAGCTGCGTCACGTCGACAAGTGGTACGGCAACCGTCATGTACTCGTCGACGTCTCATTGCAGATCAGACGAGGCGAGATCGTTGCCCTTGTCGGGCGCAGTGGCTCGGGCAAGTCCACACTGCTGCGGGTGCTGGCCGGGCTGTCGACGGATCACACCGGCGAACGTATGACCGCCGGCGCGCCGGCGCTGGCGTTCCAGGAGCCGCGACTGTTTCCCTGGCGCGACGTGCGCACCAACGTCGGCTACGGGCTCACCCGGACCCGGCTGTCTGCGCCGCAGATTCGACAGCGCGCCGAGCGGGCACTTGCCGACGTCGGGCTCGCCGACCGCGCGGATGCATGGCCGCTGACACTCTCGGGCGGTCAGGCGCAACGGGTTTCGTTGGCCCGGGCACTGGTGGCCGAGCCACAGCTGTTGCTGCTCGACGAACCATTCGGTGCGCTCGATGCATTGACTCGGCTGACCATGCACGCCTTGCTCTTGGAGCTGTGGCGCCGTCACGGGTTTGGTGTCCTGTTGGTCACCCACGACGTCGACGAAGCCCTGGCGCTCGCCGATCGCGTGTTGGTCCTCGAGAACGGCCGGGTGATTCATGCATTGACCATCGACCATCCCCGCGCGTCGCATAACGAGCGGTATCGCGCCGAACTGCTTGGCCAGTTGGGGGTGCCGCCGCGGTGATGCCGAAGGTGTGGCACGTATTGCTCGTGCTGAGTTTGGTTGTCACCGGGTGTGTTTCGCGCCACGAGTCGAGGCGGCCACCGCGGGCAAGATCGACTTCGCGATCACCGGCAACACCCCGCCGATCTTCGGGGCCGCGAGCAACGCCAAGGTCAAGGCCGTCTCCGCCTACGGCGGCGGTGGTGCGGGCAATCGGATTCTGGTGCATGCCGATTCGCCGATCCGCTCGGTCGCGGACCTGCGCGGCAAGACGATCATCGTCGGCAAAGGCAGCTCGTCGCACGGCAACGTGCTCGCGCAGCTGGACAAGGCCGGCTTGCGGCCCTCCGACGTGAAGTTCGTATACCTGCAACCGGCGGACGCGCTGTCCGCCTTCGCGCAACACCAAGCCGAGGCATGGGCCATCTGGGACCCTTACACCGCGC includes these proteins:
- a CDS encoding adenylate/guanylate cyclase domain-containing protein — encoded protein: MTAADSACPACGTALSVNAKFCHECGSPLTARTGAAEYKQVTVLFADVVRSMDIAAAVGAERLREIMTALVHRASTVVRRYGGTVDKFTGDGIMAIFGAPVSLEDHAVRACAAALEIQGEARHLAAEVEAKDALALQLRIGLNSGEVIAGEIGSGAMGYTAVGVHVGMAQRMESAAPPGGVMLSASTARLAENVAVLADPELVTIKGAADPVSARRLVALAAPRERIGPHASTLVGREWELAALTAMLNRSTTGHGCVAAVVGPPGIGKSRIVAETSSVADSQGVQVFWTYCESHTSEVAFHAVTRLLRAVLGTADLDDATARATVRSQLPDADPADLVLLDDLLGIRDPATDLADIAPDARRRRLTALMITAALTRSTPRVYVIEDAHWIDQASESMLADFLAVVPRTRSLVLITYRPEYSGELTRAPAGQVIALAPLDDSQTLVLIEELLGSDPSVAALADQIAERVAGNPFFAEQIIRDLADRGVVTGGPGAYVCVDEHGEVHVPASLHAAIAARIDRLDATAKRTLNAAAVIGSFDAELLTTVGADPNLETLVKAELVDQVKFSPCAEYAFRHPLIRSVAYESQLKSDRAELHRKLAAAIEQTDENASLIAEHLEAAGDLHEAFSWHMRAGTWLRAYRDIAAAWTSWQRARRIADRLPADDPDRAAMRIAPRARLCATAWRAGGDIADTGFDELRTMAAEADDKVSLAIGMAGQIQALTGHERFHEASQLSGELEPLLESIADPSLTVALLWMALTPKMRVGEVTECVRLAQRVIDLADGDFHMGDLIIETPLIWALMTQAVARACLGQPAWKHQMQQAAAICREVQPGGRAVFDLLVYNFGTLHGLLRNDTPLLQDSAETLNRAEQRGDDFALTAARLLRGLILAQSEEPQRSDGFHLLAMARHAILEKRFMMGEVHAIELETAKQRARTGDHDGATEILRALVDHEIATGSLIYRGAAVAALVETLLQRGTQADLQEAQSAIERLAAVPVEPGFVLYDVALLRLRALLAKARGDDGTYRDFVDRYRAMATSLGFEGHIAVAEAM
- a CDS encoding maleylpyruvate isomerase N-terminal domain-containing protein, whose amino-acid sequence is MDTKPGRLHLAVCRRFGDPVRSADGKWDRPTPCNAWDARGVLEHVIGFHDVLLLRPLGLKPQRPRHDPQRRWELTVDRLKEALDREWVIDVPLPHLTRDVLVHTWDLARAVGADDRLDPGWCTMFFEGLPENSSGSGMFAAPVAVDDDADIQSKLLARLGRDPSWQPPNGHL
- a CDS encoding precorrin-2 C(20)-methyltransferase is translated as MPRRGTLFGVGLGPGDPELVTVKAARVIGQADVVAYHSARHGRSIARGIASAYLRPGQIEEHLVYPVTTETTDHPGGYAGAIEDFYAEATARIAAHLDAGRDVALLAEGDPLFYSSYMHLHTRLTERFDAVIVPGVTSVSAASAAIGTPLVAGDEVLSVLPGTLPVPELARRLSEADAAVVLKLGRSYPAVREALSMSGQLDDALYVERASTASQRVLPAGTVDETSVPYFSLAMVPGGRRRESRCGGVAVVGLGPGRFDWMTPECRRELAAATDLIGYGPYLDRVPVRDGQRRHASDNTDEVMRARLACTLAEQGRAVAVVSSGDPGVFAMATAVLEEAKQWPGVSVRVIPAMTAAQAVASRVGAPLGHDYAVISLSDRLKPWDVIATRLSAAAAADMVLAIYNPASKSRTWQVAAMRDLLLEHRDPGTPVVIGRDVSGPDERVTVVRLADLDPADVDMRCLLIVGSSQTQWYADRVFTPRRYPS
- a CDS encoding precorrin-8X methylmutase yields the protein MLDYLRDAHEIYRQSFATIRAEADLTRFPADVEQVVVRLIHTCGQVDLAEHVAYTDDVVARAGAALAGGAPVLCDSSMVAAGITKAPGPVVSLVADPRAAKLAAERATTRSAAGVELWADRLGGAVVAIGNAPTALFRLLELVDEGAPVPAAVLGGPVGFVGSAQSKQELIERPRGMSYLVVRGRRGGSAMAAAAVNAIAAGNA
- the cobG gene encoding precorrin-3B synthase, with amino-acid sequence MQRSRHTDACPGALQVHQAADGALARVRLPGGTISAAQLAALAAASSRFGSGTLELTARGNVQIRGITDTAAVAEAVAEAGLLPSATHERVRNVVASALSGRVGGAADVRGWVSELDAAIQAQPALASLPGRFWFSIDDGRGDVSGLGADVGVHVLEGGAALLLAGRDTGVRLEAGEVVDRLVAVAVRFVETRGKAWRVVELADPRVLVPGSGLGLRHTPVTTPPVGWISQDDGRVALGAVVPLGVLAARVAEYLAAIGAPLVVTPWRSVLICDLDEAVADAALRVLAPLGLVFDEASLWLLVSACTGSPGCAHSAADVRADAAAAVQAGEADIRRHFVGCERACGSPPVGQVLVATGDGYRLQTRP
- a CDS encoding ABC transporter permease; the encoded protein is MSIATAPIGTRVWARRKWEILRLASPVALVVLWQLGSAIGVIPEDVLPAPSLIAEAGVELLDNGQLADALQVSGTRVVEGLLLGGLVGIAVGSAVGLSRWFESTVDPPMQMLRALPHLGLIPLLILWFGIGELPKVLLVALGAAFPLYLNSFAAIRQVDPKLLEAAQVLGFSFWQRFGRIIVPSAAPLVLVGLRQSLAIAWLTLVVAEQINADKGIGFLINNARDFLRIDIIIFGLIVYALLGIVTDAIVRVFEHRALRYRQ
- a CDS encoding ABC transporter ATP-binding protein, which produces MTATLTASREDTDVAGQLRHVDKWYGNRHVLVDVSLQIRRGEIVALVGRSGSGKSTLLRVLAGLSTDHTGERMTAGAPALAFQEPRLFPWRDVRTNVGYGLTRTRLSAPQIRQRAERALADVGLADRADAWPLTLSGGQAQRVSLARALVAEPQLLLLDEPFGALDALTRLTMHALLLELWRRHGFGVLLVTHDVDEALALADRVLVLENGRVIHALTIDHPRASHNERYRAELLGQLGVPPR